The Nitrospirota bacterium genome contains a region encoding:
- the phnD gene encoding phosphate/phosphite/phosphonate ABC transporter substrate-binding protein, protein MKQCTLYCLASVFFLFLSLPVSETAAAEPLKLGIHPYLAATELHKRFTPLVEYFEKKLGRKVSIVITRDYQDQIDSIGRDALDIAFMGPSEYVKMVTIYGRKPLLARIENKGKGYFHGMIFVKKDSSIKTLRDLRGKKFAFCDKNSTMTRVPLQMLWKAGVTLDQIDTYNFLDKHENVALGVLAGDFDAGAVKDEIFAKYESRGLRVLERTPDISEHIFVTSNKLPEQTVTILRKALYELKNSPEGIAIMTSIKEGLTAIGQVEDKDYDNLRTILDDLKKIKELKKMSIE, encoded by the coding sequence ATGAAACAATGTACGCTTTATTGTCTTGCATCCGTATTCTTTCTTTTCCTGTCTCTGCCGGTATCGGAAACAGCAGCGGCAGAGCCGTTAAAACTGGGCATCCATCCGTATCTGGCCGCAACGGAGTTGCACAAGCGGTTTACGCCGCTCGTTGAGTATTTTGAAAAAAAACTCGGCAGAAAAGTATCCATCGTCATTACGAGAGATTATCAGGACCAAATTGACAGCATCGGCAGGGACGCGCTGGACATTGCATTTATGGGGCCCTCCGAGTATGTCAAAATGGTCACTATTTACGGCAGGAAGCCCCTTCTTGCCCGCATCGAAAACAAGGGGAAAGGTTATTTTCACGGCATGATATTTGTGAAGAAAGACAGCAGCATAAAAACCCTGCGAGACCTGCGCGGGAAAAAGTTCGCCTTCTGCGACAAAAACTCCACCATGACCAGGGTGCCGTTACAAATGCTCTGGAAGGCCGGTGTAACGCTGGACCAAATCGACACGTATAACTTTCTTGATAAACACGAAAATGTCGCCTTGGGAGTTTTGGCCGGAGATTTTGATGCCGGGGCCGTAAAGGACGAAATCTTTGCTAAATATGAATCGAGAGGACTTCGGGTCCTCGAAAGGACCCCCGATATTTCGGAACATATATTTGTCACGAGCAATAAACTTCCGGAACAGACGGTAACCATATTGCGCAAGGCGCTGTATGAACTGAAAAACAGCCCTGAAGGCATCGCAATCATGACTTCCATCAAGGAAGGCTTGACCGCGATCGGGCAGGTCGAAGACAAGGATTACGACAATCTGCGGACGATTTTGGACGATCTGAAAAAAATAAAAGAGCTGAAAAAAATGAGCATTGAATGA
- a CDS encoding MotA/TolQ/ExbB proton channel family protein: MLAISAVPGIGTGVVGLFGEVSWFGKVIVFILMGFSVVSWAMILLKYQFLRRSENESHAFLSAFRKTKKIEELFKIADEKKYSPLATLFVEGYRKAESIIKTLPDGKVTEEERPLISQEIERSLKINTQDEIIYMERYLAFLGTTGTVGPLLGLLATVWGIMEAFYGIGLKGTGDIGALAPGLAAALINTSMGLFVAIPAVIAYNYFSEKIRSISTRMDSFSMEFLSFIERNLLRRKP, from the coding sequence ATGCTTGCAATCAGCGCGGTGCCTGGAATAGGCACAGGAGTGGTCGGACTCTTCGGGGAGGTCAGTTGGTTCGGCAAGGTGATCGTGTTCATCCTGATGGGATTTTCCGTGGTCTCCTGGGCCATGATTCTTCTCAAGTATCAGTTCCTGAGAAGATCGGAGAATGAGTCCCACGCCTTCCTGAGCGCGTTCCGGAAGACAAAGAAGATCGAAGAGCTTTTTAAAATCGCTGACGAGAAGAAATACAGTCCCCTTGCCACGCTCTTCGTGGAAGGCTACCGGAAGGCCGAGTCCATCATCAAGACCCTGCCGGACGGCAAGGTGACCGAGGAGGAGCGGCCGCTTATTTCCCAGGAAATTGAGCGCTCGCTCAAGATCAACACGCAGGACGAGATCATCTACATGGAGCGCTACCTCGCATTCCTCGGCACGACGGGCACCGTAGGGCCGCTGCTGGGCCTCCTGGCCACGGTATGGGGCATCATGGAAGCCTTCTACGGCATTGGCCTCAAGGGAACGGGGGATATCGGCGCGCTTGCACCGGGACTCGCGGCGGCGCTCATCAACACCTCCATGGGGCTGTTCGTGGCCATCCCGGCGGTGATCGCCTATAACTATTTTTCGGAGAAGATCAGGAGCATCTCCACGCGGATGGATTCCTTTTCCATGGAGTTCCTGAGCTTCATCGAGCGGAACCTGCTCCGGAGGAAACCATGA
- a CDS encoding restriction endonuclease translates to MAVPDFQSFFKTLLDIAADGKEHSMKEAREIIARRMNIAEADLRELLPSGMQTKFDNRIAWAKSYFVQANVFESPRRGWFRITERGKELHKKGHDRIDVKILNQFPEFVEFHTSKTDQVSDNTHTDSSPIETPEEILQKAYLNIRADLASEILELIKGNSPQFFERLVVDAMVALGYGGSRADAGKSIGQSGDEGIDGIIKEDRLGLDVIYLQAKSLEGTVGRPEIQKFVGALHGKRAKKGVLITTGRFSDDAAKYVESIDPKIITECSKLDRCL, encoded by the coding sequence ATGGCGGTTCCTGATTTCCAGTCGTTCTTCAAGACCTTGCTGGACATTGCCGCGGACGGCAAAGAGCATTCCATGAAGGAGGCGAGGGAGATCATTGCCAGGCGAATGAATATTGCCGAGGCTGACCTTCGTGAGTTGCTTCCGAGCGGGATGCAAACAAAATTCGACAACCGCATTGCCTGGGCAAAGAGCTATTTCGTCCAGGCAAATGTTTTTGAATCTCCTCGCAGAGGCTGGTTTCGCATTACCGAAAGAGGCAAGGAGTTGCACAAAAAAGGCCATGACCGCATCGATGTAAAGATCCTTAATCAATTTCCTGAATTTGTCGAGTTCCATACCTCAAAGACCGATCAAGTTTCGGATAATACCCATACCGATTCTTCACCTATAGAAACTCCTGAAGAGATTCTTCAAAAAGCATATTTAAATATCCGGGCCGACCTGGCATCCGAGATACTGGAGCTCATCAAGGGCAACTCTCCCCAGTTCTTCGAGCGGCTGGTTGTCGATGCGATGGTTGCGCTTGGTTACGGCGGTTCGCGTGCGGACGCGGGTAAGTCCATCGGTCAAAGCGGCGATGAAGGAATTGATGGAATTATCAAGGAAGATCGTCTGGGGCTGGATGTGATCTACCTGCAGGCCAAGAGCTTGGAAGGCACCGTGGGTCGGCCTGAGATTCAGAAATTCGTCGGCGCGCTTCATGGGAAAAGAGCAAAGAAGGGCGTCTTAATCACAACGGGTAGGTTTTCCGACGATGCCGCGAAGTATGTCGAGAGCATCGATCCCAAGATTATAACAGAATGCTCCAAGTTGGATAGATGCCTTTAG
- a CDS encoding cell envelope integrity protein TolA, whose product MKLHSRKRPSRIVPSRKRPEQSKYTLALAVSYSFFLHAAIVAVALFLHFLVIPKTVLPPSYQVKLVGQPKETVPIPAAAPVPPKKEAMPDTAKPSPKTKKAAVELKKAARKKDSIPDLTLKKKTPAPMEQTKSSEATPKKSPAIPSAPAEGPATAGKKSEGVDVTPRQDFKYSWYIDTVSEKIRQNWNPPPDSINAKARVIFKINRSGWLVAVRLDDDYSNGSFTFKQAAYRAIQASNPFPRLPDEFFQQSLEFTVDLIPED is encoded by the coding sequence ATGAAGTTGCATTCGAGGAAGAGGCCTTCGAGGATAGTACCTTCGAGGAAGAGGCCTGAACAGTCAAAATATACGCTTGCACTTGCGGTCTCCTACTCCTTTTTTCTGCATGCCGCCATTGTGGCTGTCGCGCTTTTTCTGCACTTCCTGGTGATCCCGAAAACAGTTCTTCCTCCATCGTATCAGGTGAAACTGGTGGGGCAGCCGAAGGAAACCGTGCCGATACCCGCAGCCGCTCCCGTGCCCCCGAAAAAGGAAGCGATGCCGGATACGGCGAAGCCGTCTCCGAAGACGAAAAAGGCGGCAGTGGAGCTTAAAAAGGCGGCGAGAAAAAAAGACAGCATTCCCGATCTTACGCTGAAGAAGAAGACGCCGGCGCCGATGGAACAGACAAAATCCAGTGAGGCAACGCCGAAAAAATCGCCTGCCATTCCTTCCGCTCCTGCCGAAGGACCTGCGACAGCGGGAAAGAAAAGCGAAGGGGTTGACGTCACACCCCGGCAGGACTTTAAATATTCCTGGTATATCGACACCGTCAGCGAAAAGATAAGGCAGAATTGGAACCCTCCTCCGGACAGTATCAATGCAAAAGCGAGGGTGATATTTAAAATCAACCGATCCGGCTGGCTGGTAGCTGTTCGTTTGGATGACGACTATTCGAACGGTTCCTTCACCTTCAAGCAGGCTGCGTACCGCGCAATACAAGCGTCAAACCCGTTTCCGCGTTTGCCGGACGAATTTTTTCAACAGTCATTGGAATTCACCGTGGATTTGATTCCGGAAGATTGA
- the phnD gene encoding phosphate/phosphite/phosphonate ABC transporter substrate-binding protein, with amino-acid sequence MFLPLLLSSAGTVYAQEPLLFGIHPFMIEGQLHERFDPLATYLSQKIGQPIKVVVTRDYEEQIDKMGKDKFDLAYMGPAPYIKMADRYGKKSILGRFETNGKATFRGVIFVSKDSPVRSLADLRGKRFAFGDTNSTMSHLVPLYQLRKAGVPIDTLGTHAFLGRHQNVALGVLSGDFDAGAMREDIFLHYEKRGLRMLARTPEFSDHLIVASGKLPEKTVQALRKALSDLKNDNSGRAILTGVKEGATGIVAGQDNDYDSMREIVRQLEKIGIK; translated from the coding sequence ATGTTCTTGCCGTTGCTGTTATCTTCAGCAGGGACCGTATACGCGCAGGAGCCTCTGTTATTCGGTATACACCCTTTCATGATTGAGGGGCAACTCCACGAGAGGTTCGATCCGCTTGCGACTTATCTCAGCCAAAAGATCGGTCAACCGATCAAGGTCGTCGTTACCCGGGACTACGAGGAACAGATCGATAAAATGGGCAAGGACAAATTTGACCTTGCCTATATGGGGCCCGCGCCGTACATAAAGATGGCGGACCGGTACGGTAAAAAATCAATTCTCGGACGTTTCGAGACTAACGGAAAGGCCACGTTCCGCGGCGTCATTTTTGTCTCCAAAGACAGTCCCGTACGCAGTCTCGCGGACCTGCGGGGAAAGCGGTTTGCCTTTGGAGACACCAATTCCACGATGAGTCATTTAGTGCCTTTATACCAGTTGAGGAAGGCGGGGGTACCTATCGATACACTGGGGACCCATGCGTTTCTCGGCAGGCATCAAAATGTCGCGCTCGGGGTGTTGTCTGGCGACTTTGACGCCGGCGCCATGAGGGAGGATATTTTTTTGCATTATGAAAAACGCGGCCTCAGAATGCTGGCCCGCACCCCGGAATTTTCCGACCATCTGATCGTCGCCTCCGGCAAACTCCCCGAAAAAACGGTGCAGGCCCTGCGCAAGGCGTTATCGGACCTGAAAAACGACAATTCGGGCAGAGCGATACTCACCGGGGTAAAAGAAGGCGCGACCGGCATCGTAGCGGGACAGGATAATGATTACGACAGCATGCGAGAGATCGTCCGGCAGCTCGAAAAGATCGGGATCAAATAA
- a CDS encoding biopolymer transporter ExbD produces MSFERRERHLMREINLVPLIDVLLVVLFFYMIISPMMSRGLDVNLPKSEANTVKQEDRVVLTVTRSQALFVEQERVDISKLKDVLNSLRKSKPLINVYLRADKDAPYGAVVQVMDIVKRAGIDRLGMVTEAAPGGEPAR; encoded by the coding sequence ATGAGCTTCGAGCGACGGGAACGGCATCTTATGCGCGAGATCAATCTCGTGCCGCTGATCGACGTGCTGCTCGTGGTGCTCTTCTTTTACATGATTATCTCGCCGATGATGAGCCGGGGACTGGACGTGAACCTGCCCAAATCCGAGGCCAATACGGTGAAGCAGGAGGACCGGGTCGTGCTGACGGTCACCCGTTCGCAGGCGTTGTTCGTGGAGCAGGAGCGGGTGGACATTTCGAAACTCAAGGATGTGCTCAACTCCCTCCGTAAATCCAAGCCTCTTATCAATGTCTATCTTCGCGCCGACAAGGACGCTCCCTACGGGGCCGTGGTGCAGGTAATGGACATTGTAAAACGCGCGGGCATTGACCGGCTCGGCATGGTGACCGAGGCCGCCCCCGGGGGTGAGCCCGCTCGATGA
- the tolB gene encoding Tol-Pal system beta propeller repeat protein TolB: MKRILFIIALILLTAIPATAQYYLGVIRGEAKKIPITVLDIQDETGSPALRDMALEVLQSDLRRSQIFEVMDPKKLDLRITGNSEPASDLIKRGGTFGLTGVVWARIQRKGKDVVLSGKLYDAASGMRITNKDYFGNEETFRRMVHTFADEIVSRYTGEKGIARTRIAYVSDKTRAKELYVMDYDGQNAMKITADRSICLSPAWNPEGKVLAYVSYKDRNPDLFGLDMETGKRWKMAGNEGLNISPAWSPNGKRLAAAMSKDGGAQIYTMNRMGGDLERLTYGTYDNVSPAWSPNGREIVFTSGRAGSPQLYIMSADGTDARRITFEGTYNASPQWSSRGDRIVFVSQIRGLFKIATVNPDGSDMRLLTSGPGSDENPAWSPSGRQILFSSNREGKSNLYIMNADGTDLERITPNDANYTSPAWSP; this comes from the coding sequence ATGAAACGCATTCTCTTCATCATAGCGCTTATTCTGCTGACCGCGATTCCTGCGACCGCCCAATATTATCTCGGGGTGATCCGCGGTGAGGCCAAAAAGATCCCCATCACGGTGCTCGATATTCAGGATGAAACGGGATCTCCGGCGCTCCGCGACATGGCGCTCGAAGTGCTGCAATCGGACCTGCGCCGCTCCCAGATCTTCGAGGTCATGGACCCGAAAAAACTGGACCTCAGGATAACGGGAAACAGTGAGCCCGCCTCGGACCTGATCAAGCGCGGCGGCACCTTTGGCCTTACCGGCGTGGTGTGGGCCAGGATCCAGAGAAAGGGAAAGGACGTCGTGCTGTCCGGCAAACTGTATGACGCGGCATCGGGAATGCGGATCACGAACAAGGACTATTTCGGTAATGAAGAAACGTTCCGGCGCATGGTTCATACCTTTGCCGACGAGATCGTTTCGCGGTACACGGGCGAGAAGGGCATCGCGCGGACCCGTATCGCCTACGTCTCGGACAAGACCCGCGCCAAAGAGCTCTACGTCATGGACTACGACGGCCAGAACGCGATGAAGATCACCGCGGACCGCTCCATCTGTCTGTCCCCTGCCTGGAACCCCGAGGGGAAAGTGCTCGCCTACGTTTCGTACAAGGACAGGAACCCCGATCTTTTCGGGCTGGACATGGAGACGGGCAAGCGGTGGAAGATGGCGGGCAATGAAGGGCTGAACATCTCTCCGGCCTGGTCGCCGAACGGGAAACGCCTGGCCGCGGCCATGAGCAAGGACGGCGGCGCCCAGATCTACACCATGAACAGGATGGGGGGCGATCTTGAGCGGCTTACGTACGGGACCTACGATAATGTTTCCCCGGCCTGGTCGCCGAATGGACGGGAGATCGTGTTCACCTCGGGCAGGGCGGGTTCGCCGCAGCTCTACATCATGAGCGCAGATGGGACCGACGCACGCCGGATCACCTTCGAAGGAACGTACAATGCCTCGCCCCAATGGTCGTCGCGGGGAGACCGGATCGTGTTTGTTTCTCAGATCAGGGGGCTTTTCAAGATCGCGACGGTGAACCCGGACGGGTCGGACATGCGTCTCCTCACGAGCGGTCCGGGGAGCGACGAGAACCCCGCGTGGTCGCCCTCGGGCAGACAGATCCTGTTCAGCTCAAACCGCGAGGGCAAGTCAAACCTTTACATCATGAATGCCGACGGCACGGACCTCGAGCGGATCACCCCGAACGACGCGAACTACACGTCGCCGGCGTGGTCGCCCTGA
- a CDS encoding helix-turn-helix domain-containing protein has protein sequence MKNSTYDIAYLELRRILKDLREEKHLTQEQLARKLSVPQSFVSKYETGERRLDVIETLQICQALETSINQLLSKISKRVKWPANR, from the coding sequence ATGAAAAACTCCACTTACGACATTGCCTATCTTGAATTACGTCGGATACTTAAAGACTTGCGAGAAGAGAAGCATCTGACCCAAGAGCAATTGGCCCGTAAACTTTCTGTTCCCCAAAGCTTCGTCAGCAAGTATGAGACCGGTGAACGACGGCTAGACGTTATAGAAACCTTGCAGATTTGCCAAGCGCTCGAAACTTCAATAAATCAGCTGTTATCTAAAATCTCGAAGAGGGTCAAATGGCCGGCAAACCGATAA
- a CDS encoding PaeR7I family type II restriction endonuclease codes for MSLDLADYKIKARSAVKTFWTSRKVSGTRKQSAGSKDQRKRSTGTSGGSMDGFIDLVVDVVHANGLPDADIVRKGRGLTLPGHFCTVKSWDVLVMNHGKLIAAIKFDAQVGPSFRKSTIISCDQALSLAVDLQAAYRRDTFGVYARPFVGYLCLIEDSPALRAPVKDISPNFPLVPEYRNASYAKRLKILCTKLMMDGFYIDASVILSPRSSSKSGAYSEMSKLTGLTSFVAGLAARVAMEVA; via the coding sequence ATGTCACTTGATCTTGCCGATTATAAAATAAAGGCCCGTTCAGCGGTCAAGACGTTCTGGACCAGCAGGAAAGTATCCGGAACGAGGAAGCAGTCAGCCGGTAGTAAAGACCAGCGTAAGCGAAGCACAGGGACATCGGGCGGCAGCATGGACGGGTTTATAGACCTTGTTGTCGATGTTGTCCATGCCAATGGCCTGCCCGATGCGGACATCGTCCGGAAAGGCCGGGGCCTTACGCTTCCCGGCCATTTTTGCACTGTAAAATCATGGGATGTGCTCGTGATGAACCACGGAAAACTGATCGCGGCCATAAAGTTCGATGCCCAGGTCGGCCCATCATTCAGGAAGAGTACCATAATCAGTTGTGACCAGGCGCTCAGCTTGGCAGTTGATCTGCAGGCTGCTTATCGAAGAGATACCTTTGGAGTGTATGCAAGACCTTTTGTAGGCTATCTGTGTCTGATAGAAGACAGCCCGGCCTTACGCGCACCGGTCAAGGATATTTCTCCAAACTTTCCCCTGGTTCCGGAATATCGTAACGCTTCGTATGCAAAGCGTCTCAAAATCCTTTGCACGAAGCTGATGATGGATGGGTTTTACATCGATGCTTCAGTCATCCTTTCGCCCCGAAGCTCTTCCAAATCCGGTGCATATTCCGAAATGAGCAAACTGACGGGGCTCACGTCTTTTGTAGCGGGATTAGCGGCACGTGTTGCGATGGAAGTGGCATAA
- a CDS encoding molybdopterin biosynthesis protein, giving the protein MTFKQKKYLSNEPLADAIKKYNDALTAAGIGAPLSGERIPVGDALGRVTSEAVIAKISSPFYHSAAMDGYAVKFVDTFGAAETRPKRLNVPAQAVAIDTGDPMPDGFDAVIMIEDVEKISESEIEILKPATPWQHVRLVGEDIVATELIISENHVVRPVDMAAMLASGHSTVMVRRRPVVSIIPTGTELVEPGSDLKRGDIIDFNSTMLAATATEYGAHAVRKNIVKDSAALLRQNILDALADSDLVVINAGSSAGREDFTVDVIAELGKVLVHGVSIKPGKPVILGIVNGKPVIGIPGYPVSAALTFTLFVKPLVYAFLGLKASGPDTITAKLGRQVASSLGQEEFIRVKLGSVSGNLIATPVTRGAGALMSLVRADGIIRVPAQSEGIAAGHAVTVELLRTAREIENTIVCIGSHDNALDVLGNYLRKKHPEYSLSSAHVGSMGGLLALKRGEAHLAGTHLLDEETGEYNISYIKKLLPDTKIMLVNLVYRTQGFIVPKGNPKGIQGFDDLRRKDVVFVNRQAGAGTRLLTDLHLKKLRIDPGAVNGYYHEEFTHMAVAAAVLSGAADTGLAVLSAAQALDLDFVPVAQERYDLAIVRDFYDTPMMQALLGIIREDKDFRERIVSMGGYDVSEMGKVIGVY; this is encoded by the coding sequence ATGACCTTCAAACAAAAAAAATATCTCTCCAACGAACCGCTTGCCGACGCTATCAAAAAGTATAATGACGCGCTGACGGCTGCCGGTATCGGTGCGCCTCTTTCCGGTGAACGTATTCCTGTTGGCGACGCGCTCGGGCGCGTGACCTCCGAGGCCGTGATCGCGAAAATATCGTCGCCGTTCTACCACTCCGCGGCAATGGACGGTTATGCCGTTAAGTTCGTCGATACCTTTGGTGCCGCAGAGACCAGGCCCAAGCGGCTCAACGTTCCGGCGCAGGCAGTCGCGATCGACACCGGCGACCCCATGCCGGATGGATTCGATGCCGTTATCATGATCGAGGATGTGGAGAAGATATCGGAATCGGAGATAGAGATACTCAAACCTGCTACACCCTGGCAGCATGTGCGTCTGGTGGGTGAGGACATTGTCGCAACCGAGCTTATCATCTCCGAGAACCACGTGGTCCGTCCTGTTGACATGGCCGCGATGCTCGCGAGCGGACATTCCACAGTCATGGTGCGGCGCAGGCCCGTGGTCTCGATTATCCCGACCGGCACCGAGTTGGTGGAGCCGGGCAGCGACCTGAAGCGGGGCGATATCATCGATTTCAATTCAACCATGCTTGCGGCGACGGCTACGGAGTATGGCGCCCATGCTGTTCGAAAGAATATCGTAAAGGACAGCGCCGCTCTTCTGAGACAGAACATTCTCGACGCGCTTGCCGATTCCGATCTGGTTGTGATCAACGCGGGATCATCCGCGGGCAGGGAAGATTTCACCGTCGATGTGATCGCCGAACTCGGGAAGGTCCTTGTTCATGGCGTCTCCATCAAGCCGGGCAAGCCGGTGATCCTCGGGATCGTCAACGGCAAACCCGTGATCGGCATCCCGGGCTATCCCGTATCAGCGGCGCTTACTTTCACACTTTTCGTCAAACCGCTGGTCTACGCATTCCTGGGCCTGAAAGCGTCGGGTCCGGACACGATCACGGCAAAGCTCGGCAGGCAGGTGGCGTCCTCGCTCGGACAGGAGGAGTTCATCCGCGTGAAGCTCGGGAGCGTGTCAGGCAACCTGATCGCCACGCCCGTGACCAGGGGGGCGGGGGCGCTCATGTCGCTGGTGCGCGCGGACGGTATCATCCGTGTTCCCGCGCAGAGCGAGGGGATTGCAGCCGGTCACGCAGTGACCGTGGAGTTACTGCGCACGGCCCGCGAGATCGAGAACACCATTGTGTGCATCGGTTCGCATGACAATGCCCTTGACGTGCTCGGCAATTATCTCAGGAAAAAACATCCGGAGTATTCGCTCTCATCCGCGCACGTGGGAAGCATGGGCGGCCTCCTCGCGCTCAAACGCGGAGAAGCGCATCTCGCGGGTACGCATCTGCTCGATGAGGAAACGGGAGAGTATAATATAAGTTACATCAAGAAGCTTCTGCCGGATACGAAGATCATGCTCGTAAACCTTGTGTACCGGACCCAGGGCTTCATCGTTCCGAAGGGCAACCCCAAAGGCATCCAGGGGTTCGACGATCTGAGACGCAAGGACGTGGTGTTTGTGAACCGACAGGCAGGCGCCGGTACGCGGCTTTTGACCGACCTGCATCTGAAAAAATTACGGATTGACCCGGGCGCAGTAAACGGGTATTATCATGAAGAATTCACCCACATGGCGGTTGCAGCAGCCGTGCTTTCGGGCGCGGCGGACACCGGGCTGGCGGTGCTCTCGGCGGCGCAGGCGCTCGATCTCGATTTCGTCCCCGTAGCGCAGGAGCGGTATGATCTTGCCATAGTGCGGGATTTTTATGATACGCCGATGATGCAGGCGTTGCTCGGGATCATTCGTGAGGACAAGGATTTCCGGGAGCGGATCGTCAGCATGGGCGGGTATGATGTGTCGGAAATGGGGAAGGTGATCGGCGTCTATTGA